The following are encoded together in the Patescibacteria group bacterium genome:
- a CDS encoding glycosyltransferase family 1 protein, producing MNKENKIKRIGIDARFYGPLGKGLGRYTQEVVDNIIKLDRDNEYVIFLRQENFSAFKCDGLRVKKVLADIRWYGLAEQIVFPFYIWRQRLDLMHFPHFNVPIFCPVKFIVTIHDLILIKFPTLRATTLGPVIYKIKNLAYKIVISLAIKRSKKVLAVSGYTKKEIVKQFKTNPEKIIVTYEGVAELTKINEPVDINEVLNKYNISQPYLLYVGNAYPHKNLEGLIEIFPEIIKNHPDLKLILVGKEDYFYGRLKQFAKIFSSNIIFPGYVPDNELKALYAGAALYVFPSFYEGFGLPPLEAMAHGLAVVSSNKTCLPEILGPAASYFNPSDKMDMKYAIEKALADKASQENLKSRGYEQIKKYSWTDCAEKTLEVYKNLL from the coding sequence ATGAATAAAGAAAATAAAATCAAACGCATCGGCATTGACGCCCGCTTTTACGGGCCCTTAGGCAAAGGCTTGGGCAGATATACGCAGGAAGTCGTTGATAATATCATTAAGCTTGACCGGGACAATGAATACGTTATTTTTTTGCGCCAAGAAAATTTTTCCGCTTTTAAATGCGACGGCCTACGGGTAAAAAAAGTTCTGGCCGACATAAGATGGTACGGCTTGGCCGAGCAGATAGTTTTTCCATTTTATATTTGGCGCCAGCGTCTGGATTTAATGCACTTTCCGCATTTTAACGTGCCGATTTTCTGCCCGGTTAAATTTATCGTTACCATTCATGATTTGATTTTAATAAAATTTCCGACTTTGCGCGCCACGACTTTAGGGCCGGTTATTTACAAAATAAAAAATCTGGCTTATAAAATCGTTATTTCCTTAGCGATTAAAAGGTCAAAAAAAGTATTAGCCGTTTCCGGATATACTAAAAAAGAAATAGTCAAACAATTTAAAACTAATCCGGAAAAAATAATCGTAACTTACGAGGGCGTAGCTGAATTAACTAAAATTAACGAACCCGTAGATATTAACGAGGTTTTAAATAAATATAACATCAGCCAGCCGTACTTACTTTATGTCGGCAATGCTTATCCGCATAAAAATTTGGAAGGCTTAATAGAAATTTTCCCTGAAATCATAAAAAATCACCCGGATTTAAAGTTAATTTTAGTGGGTAAAGAAGATTATTTCTACGGCCGGCTAAAACAATTCGCTAAAATTTTTTCCAGTAATATTATTTTTCCCGGCTATGTTCCGGATAATGAATTAAAAGCCTTGTACGCCGGCGCGGCTCTTTATGTTTTTCCTTCTTTTTACGAAGGTTTCGGCTTGCCGCCCTTAGAAGCTATGGCGCACGGCCTAGCGGTCGTTAGCTCAAATAAAACCTGTTTGCCGGAAATACTCGGTCCAGCCGCCTCGTATTTTAATCCAAGCGATAAAATGGATATGAAATACGCGATTGAAAAAGCGCTGGCCGATAAAGCTTCGCAAGAAAATTTAAAAAGCAGGGGAT
- a CDS encoding glycosyltransferase family 39 protein → MILGVFKKWLKKYWRIIVIIMAAVCFFIGTASFNYYTQSGDFVKWLSPDESANYNFTKLYAQEGQLMIYEKYNILSSDILHPRSVRSDFGYLKPVSFLGIILIYGKIAGLTTYKILPYLTPFFAALGIIFYYLLIKQIFGKRNALISALVLAVFPPLVYYSARSMFHNVLFVVLLVISLYFAVISVKKKKAEPDMDKVKTAAAGILPNLAAGLSGAFLGLTIITRTSELIWLAPVWLVIWLFNIKKFGLIKLMIFIACLFFALSPAMYWNKILYQSFWRGGYNEMNQSILNIASAGSEILKIGAINSGAVKNDLTQIKNNIFHFGYQPLKSLKMLYFYFAKMFYWIFWPAFFGFLLLLSKIKKWRKKHYVYLLALFAAAAILISYYGSWDFHDNPDPKSRTIGNSYTRYWLPIYLGAIPLAVIFLVKLSNIFKKKIFIYGLRALIILLVFFISIRFVLFGSEEGLIKSAQKQLAVRAEYEQILNLTEARAVIVTQYHDKLLFPARKVIVGLFDDPNMIKEYAVLTQYLPVYYYNFTFPEKDFNYLNNRKLPPFGLKIETVAKVTEDFTLYKLSLQSSISSVIPASEPESRIESTGVVSESIF, encoded by the coding sequence ATGATATTGGGCGTATTTAAAAAATGGCTGAAAAAATACTGGCGTATAATTGTTATAATTATGGCCGCGGTTTGTTTTTTCATCGGCACGGCCAGCTTTAATTATTATACGCAATCCGGAGATTTTGTTAAATGGCTGTCGCCGGACGAATCGGCGAATTATAATTTTACCAAACTTTACGCCCAGGAAGGCCAGCTGATGATTTATGAAAAATATAATATTCTGTCTTCCGATATCCTGCATCCGCGCAGCGTCAGAAGCGATTTCGGCTACTTAAAGCCGGTAAGTTTTTTAGGCATTATTTTAATTTACGGCAAGATCGCCGGCTTAACCACTTATAAAATTTTACCGTATCTCACGCCGTTTTTCGCCGCTTTAGGCATTATTTTTTATTATTTATTGATTAAGCAGATTTTCGGCAAACGCAACGCTTTAATTTCCGCGCTGGTTCTCGCCGTTTTTCCGCCCTTGGTTTATTACAGCGCCCGCAGCATGTTCCATAATGTGCTGTTCGTTGTCTTGCTTGTCATCAGCCTTTATTTCGCCGTAATATCCGTAAAAAAGAAAAAGGCCGAGCCGGATATGGATAAAGTTAAGACTGCCGCCGCCGGTATTTTACCGAATCTGGCCGCCGGTTTAAGCGGCGCTTTTTTAGGCCTAACTATAATAACGCGGACTTCTGAATTAATCTGGCTGGCTCCGGTCTGGCTCGTAATCTGGCTGTTTAATATTAAAAAATTCGGCCTGATCAAGCTTATGATTTTTATCGCCTGCTTATTTTTCGCTTTGTCGCCGGCCATGTATTGGAATAAAATACTCTATCAATCATTTTGGCGCGGCGGCTATAACGAAATGAACCAGTCTATCTTAAATATTGCCAGCGCCGGCTCGGAAATTTTAAAAATCGGGGCTATAAATTCCGGGGCGGTTAAAAACGATTTAACGCAGATAAAAAATAATATTTTTCACTTCGGCTATCAGCCGCTTAAAAGCCTGAAAATGCTGTATTTTTATTTCGCTAAAATGTTTTATTGGATTTTCTGGCCGGCGTTTTTCGGCTTTCTGCTCCTCTTGTCAAAAATAAAAAAATGGCGGAAAAAGCATTATGTTTATTTATTGGCTTTATTCGCCGCGGCCGCGATTTTAATTTCCTATTACGGCAGTTGGGATTTTCATGACAATCCGGATCCTAAAAGCCGGACCATCGGCAATTCCTATACCCGCTACTGGCTGCCGATTTATCTTGGCGCCATACCTTTGGCCGTTATTTTTTTAGTGAAGTTATCCAATATTTTCAAGAAAAAAATATTTATTTACGGCCTGCGCGCCTTAATAATTTTATTGGTATTTTTTATTTCCATCAGGTTTGTTTTATTCGGTTCGGAAGAAGGCCTGATAAAATCGGCGCAAAAGCAACTGGCGGTTCGCGCCGAATACGAGCAAATTTTGAATTTAACCGAAGCCAGAGCGGTTATCGTCACCCAGTATCATGATAAGCTGTTATTTCCGGCCAGAAAAGTGATCGTCGGCTTGTTTGACGACCCTAATATGATAAAAGAATACGCGGTTTTAACTCAATATCTGCCGGTTTATTATTATAATTTTACTTTTCCGGAGAAAGATTTTAATTATTTAAATAACAGAAAACTGCCGCCCTTCGGCTTAAAAATAGAAACCGTAGCCAAAGTTACCGAAGATTTTACTTTATATAAATTGTCATTGCAAAGCTCAATTTCCTCTGTCATTCCGGCCTCCGAGCCGGAATCCAGAATAGAAAGCACAGGTGTTGTTTCTGAAAGTATATTTTAA
- a CDS encoding class I SAM-dependent methyltransferase, with protein MIISIVLYSLSMAFLLFIIVCGFSLIFSVLSFAPWVPSRGRDLERIFKLADLRPGQTFYDLGCGDGKVVIYAANNYKVKAIGLEISLPLYLVCKLRQALNKQSNIEFKFKNLYKENLSSADAVYFFGMPHVLNEKFCSKLKRELKPGAKVVSYSFKLHDWQPKITDKPSEKDLPIYLYEM; from the coding sequence ATGATAATTTCCATCGTTCTCTATAGCTTAAGCATGGCTTTTTTATTGTTTATTATCGTCTGCGGTTTTAGCTTAATTTTTTCGGTTTTGTCATTCGCCCCCTGGGTGCCGAGCCGCGGCCGCGACTTAGAAAGAATTTTTAAGTTAGCCGATTTGCGTCCCGGGCAAACTTTTTATGATTTAGGCTGCGGCGACGGCAAAGTTGTAATTTACGCGGCTAATAATTATAAAGTTAAAGCCATCGGCCTAGAAATTTCCTTGCCGCTATATTTAGTCTGCAAGTTAAGGCAGGCTTTAAATAAGCAAAGCAATATTGAATTTAAGTTTAAAAATTTGTATAAAGAAAATTTATCTTCGGCCGACGCGGTTTATTTTTTCGGCATGCCCCATGTTTTAAATGAAAAATTTTGCTCAAAGCTTAAACGAGAGTTAAAGCCGGGCGCGAAAGTTGTTTCCTATTCTTTTAAATTGCATGATTGGCAGCCGAAAATAACAGATAAGCCGAGCGAAAAAGATTTGCCGATTTATTTGTACGAAATGTAA
- a CDS encoding glycosyltransferase: MKICLINNLYKPFNRGGAEKVSEIIIQGLIKAGHDVFIITTRPRDKELPIADSKLRIYYLNSLYYNLNKLPKFLRFFWQIWNLFNFSGYFKIKKILAAEKCEAVITNNLMGIGFLTPLAVKSLKIKYLHIAHDIQLIHPSGLMYYGEEGMINSFFAKVYSSVCGKLFAPAPAVIFPSRWLKDLYIKRNFFAQAKIEVLPNPVEIVPEQVSKRSGNFIFLFLGQIEKHKGVFLLIDAFNKIKEKYPEVELVLAGDGSRIKQARAKAVKNNNIKFLGWPGESAADKLLGAADCLVYPSLVYENCPNAIQRALVAGLPVLASDLGGIPELLNQNAGILFKPADADSLAEKMIWLIENKNSLGDLAQAGRQKALDFKVEDYIKELGKIIK, translated from the coding sequence ATGAAAATTTGTTTAATAAATAATTTATATAAGCCCTTTAACCGCGGCGGCGCGGAAAAAGTCTCGGAAATTATAATTCAGGGCTTGATTAAAGCCGGACATGATGTTTTTATAATTACGACGAGGCCGCGCGACAAGGAATTGCCGATCGCGGATTCAAAATTACGAATTTATTATTTAAACAGCTTATATTATAATTTAAACAAACTGCCTAAATTTTTGCGTTTTTTTTGGCAGATTTGGAATCTATTTAATTTTAGCGGTTATTTTAAAATTAAAAAGATTTTGGCGGCGGAAAAATGCGAGGCCGTTATAACTAATAATTTAATGGGTATAGGATTTTTAACGCCGTTAGCGGTTAAAAGTTTAAAAATAAAATATTTGCATATCGCGCATGATATTCAGCTAATCCATCCGTCCGGCTTAATGTATTACGGGGAGGAGGGGATGATAAATAGTTTTTTCGCTAAAGTTTATTCAAGCGTGTGCGGTAAATTATTTGCGCCGGCGCCGGCCGTTATCTTCCCTTCGCGCTGGCTTAAAGATTTATACATAAAAAGAAATTTTTTTGCGCAGGCAAAAATTGAGGTTTTGCCTAATCCTGTGGAAATTGTGCCGGAACAGGTGAGCAAGCGCTCCGGTAATTTTATTTTTTTATTTTTAGGCCAAATTGAAAAACACAAAGGCGTGTTTTTATTGATAGATGCTTTTAATAAAATTAAAGAAAAATATCCGGAAGTTGAGCTGGTTTTAGCCGGCGACGGTTCGCGGATTAAGCAGGCGCGCGCCAAGGCGGTCAAAAATAATAATATTAAATTTTTAGGCTGGCCGGGCGAGTCAGCGGCTGATAAATTGCTTGGCGCGGCTGATTGCCTGGTTTATCCGTCTTTAGTTTATGAAAACTGCCCTAACGCGATTCAGCGGGCGCTAGTAGCTGGGTTACCGGTGCTGGCGAGCGACCTGGGCGGTATACCAGAATTATTAAACCAAAACGCCGGCATTTTGTTTAAGCCGGCGGACGCCGATAGTCTAGCTGAAAAAATGATTTGGCTGATTGAGAATAAAAATAGCTTGGGCGATTTAGCCCAAGCCGGCCGGCAAAAAGCTTTGGATTTTAAGGTTGAAGATTATATTAAGGAGTTAGGGAAGATTATAAAGTGA